A window of Spirochaetae bacterium HGW-Spirochaetae-1 genomic DNA:
ATGGCTTACGAAACCCAGCATTTCCATGTAGGAACTCATGGACTGGGCCATCCTGTTTATAGTCCATGCCTTTTCAACGGCCTGACTGAGTCGTTCCGATACGGCCAGGTGGAGCATGATATCATGGCTTGAATAGGCTGATTTATTCTTTGAACTGAAGAAGAGGAGACCCACAGGCCTTTTTTCTACCCTGAGCGGGCATGTCATGCTGGACATGATATTTTCTTTAAGCAGTAGTTGCGTGGATTCGCTCAGGGGATGTTCCAGGTAGTAGGCCTCAAGGTCGTTAATGACCCGGGGAGTCTCCGATGAGAATACCTGTTCCAGGGAGCTGCCCCGGGAGTCGGCGGTATAGCCGCTGTCCAGGTATACCGGTGAATAACCGGTAATCACATGGTAGAGTACCATGCGGCTGCCGTTTTCCTCAAAAAAGGCGATGCCGATGCGGTCCGCGGGAATAAGATGCTGCATCTGGTGAAAATAAAAATGCAGAATTTCCTCAAGGGAATTGCCGGCGGCTATTTTCTGATTTATGAAATCAAGAACCTGTTTTTCTTTTTCAGATATTGATTCCTTCTGAATGCCGTTGTCCCTATAATAAACCAGTGTCTCGCGGGAATCACTCATAAACCCAACCTTTCAACCTAAAAATACCGCAGGCCCGATATACCCTCGGCGATGTTGTAGGAATGGTCTCCTATCTTCTCAAAGCTGGTGAGCATATCGATGAAGATGAGCCCTGAATCCACATCGCAGAGATTTTCGCTGAGACGCTGTACATGGTCCTGGCGCATTTCCCGTCGCAGTTCATTGATCCTGTTCTCGATGACATCGGCCTTGGTCATAATGTTGGCCGACGAATTGAAATTGTGACCAATGAGGTTCAGGAAGTCCGCAACCTTCCCTGATATCTCGTGTACCTGGCGCGTGGCCGATTCGGTGAATTCGATTTTATTTTCATATTTTCTTCGCAGAAGTCTCAGCAGGGACACGCAGTGGTCGCCGATACGTTCCAGCTCGTTCACTCGCTGGAGCATGCAGCTTATTTCATGGCTCTGTTCCTGGGAGATGGTGCCCTGGGAAATTCTCACCAGGAAGGTTGATATTTCCTTTTCTAAAAGGTCGGTGTGGTTTTCCAGGGTTTCTATCTTCTCAACGTTTTGGCCCAGTTTTGTCGTGGGATTGTCGAATATATCCATGACCATCTTGAACATCTGGGTGACGATATCCATCATGCGTTTCGTTTCAAGACGGGCCTGGTTCAGGTTCATGGCGGGAGTAGAAAGTAGCGAAGTGGAAATGAATTTCAGGTGGAATTCCTCCTCTTCGGGTTTTCCTTTTTTTGCCGGTACCAGTTTAGTTGCTATGGCGGCAAGAAATCCCGTGAAGGGCAGAAAAAGAAGGGTGTTCGCTACGTTGAAGGTGGTGTGAAAAGCCGCCATGTGGTCGGCGATGACCCGCTCCCGGACAAGCTGGTCAATGGAAAAGGGATCGCCTGGAACAATCCAGTCGATGAAGGGAATGACAACCGGTTTGAAAAGAAAGATCATCCACGTGACGCCTAATACATTGAAGAGCATGTGTACGCGGGCCGCCCTTTTTGCCGAGATCGATGAACCTATGGAGGCAATATATGCAGTAATGGTGGTGCCGATGTTTTCACCAAGGATAAGGGCACATGATGTAGGGAAATCGATTATACCGTTTACGGCCAGGGTCATGGTCATGGCCATGGTGGCACTCGATGACTGTACTATCATGGTGATGACTGAACCTACCATTATAGCCATGAAGGTACTGAAAAGATCATCGGCTCTATACGTGGCCATGAAGTTCATGATCGATTCGGAACCCCGAAGGTCCTTAACTGAATCACTCATGAAGGAAAGGCCCAGGAAGAGCATCCCGAAGCCCAGGAGGACTTCTCCCCAATAGGTTACTTTTTCCTTGTTCATGAATCGAAGGAAAAAACCAATGGCTATAGAGGGCAGGGCAAGGGTGGTTATCTTGAATTTAAACCCGATGATGGCCACGATCCATCCCGTTACCGTGGTGCCTATATTTGCTCCCAGGATGATGCCGATGGACTGTTCCAGGTTGATGAGGCCGGCGCTTACAAAGCTTACCAGCATGACCGTTGTGGCGCTCGAAGACTGAATAATGGAGGTGATACCAAAACCGGTGAGGACGCCTTTAACACGGTTGTTGGTGACTTTCCATAATACGTTTTTTAACCCCTCGCCAGTGGCGTTCTGGAGGGATTCGCTCATTACTTTCATTCCGTAAAGAAAAAGCCCAAGTCCACCCAATATGGTTGCGGTTAAAAGCATGGGTATAACCTTCCTTCATATCATTTAATTACTATTCATATCAGCGAACAGGTGCTGCAAGGATATACGTTGTATAAAAACAGATTACAAGAAAATGAATGATATTTTACCACGTGCCACGTTAAATTGATCTTGCCATACAGACAAGAAGAATATTTCCAAAAGGATATGAAAAATCAGCAAATTGTAAATATCAGCGGCCCAGGAGGTCGCGGTCCCAGTCTTTCCATACCGGTTCAAAACCCCGTGACTGGATGACCCGGGCCATCTCTTCCGGGGAGCGCCCGTCTTCGACATGGAACTGGTAATCGGCCACATCGAGTCCTGAATAACCGCCTGGCTCCGTGGAGGAGCCGGCACTCATCATGGTTATTCCCAGTGGGAACAGGTTGTCTCGCAGGTTCGCCGGTTCACGTGTGGACAGGACCAGGCCTGCATCGGGAAGGAGCATTCTGAAGGCGCATATGAGATGCACCAGGTCGCGGTCCCGGACCTGAGTGAAGGGGTTGAACCCTCCCGGCGCTTCGCGGAGACGCGGGAATGAAACCTGGATCTGCGTTTTCCAGTAGGTTCTGGTCAGGTACAGGGCATGCAATGCCGTGTAAAATCCCTCGATCCTCCAGTCCGACAGGCCCAGCAGAGCGCCGATGCCGATTTTCCGCAGGCCCGCCAGGCCTCCCCGGTCCGGACCCTCGAGGCGGAAATAAAAATCCCGTTTTTTGCCGGCGGGATGAACATGGCTGTAAACGGCCTTATCATAGGTTTCCTGGTACAGTGTGAGACCGTCAATGCCCGAGGCCGCCATTTGTGCGTATTCATCGGTTTCCATGGGATAGACCTCAATGGACACGGAGGCAAACCGGGAATGGATTCTTTTCGCCACTTCGGCCAGCATGGATACGGGTACCCGCCCTTTATGTTCCCCCGTGAGGAGCAGTACATGCCTGAAGCCTCTTTTATAGATGATATCGGCCTCATGCTCTATCTGGTCCATCGTGAGAGTAACCCTGCGGATGGTGTTGTTTTTATTGAATCCGCAGTACAGGCATGAATTGACGCATTCGTTGGAGATGTACAACGGCGTATAGAGCTGGATAACATTGCCGAAACGCATTCTGGTGATGTGCGATGCGAGCCCGGCCATTTCCTCGAGAAAGGAATCGGCAGCGGGCGAAAGGAGCGTAAAGATATCCTCGTCGTGAAGATGCTCCCGTTCCAGGATATTCTTCATGTCGGCTGTGCCGGCATTGTATATCCTTTCTCTCACCTGGTCCGGAGCGTACCTGTCGAATATTTCCGTGAACATGGCGGCCTACCGGAGAAACCCTGTGAGGGGACTTGATGCCTCGGCCGTGTCTCTGGCCGCGGCAGTACGGGCCAGGAAGGCCTCCCGTCCGGCCTCGACGCCTTTTTTGAAAGCCCGTGCCATAAGGACCGGATCACCGGCCACGGCAATGGCCGTGTTGACCAGGACGGCATGGGCCCCCATTTCCATGGCCAGTGCGGCATGGGAGGGTGAGCCCAGACCGGCGTCCACCACTACGGGGATTTTAGACATTTCAATTATTATCCGCACATTATCCTCTGTTCTGAGACCCTTGTTGGACCCGATGGGTGCCCCCAGGGGCATCACCGTGGCAGTTCCCGCTTCTTCCAGGTGTTTGGCCAGGATGGGATCGGCATTGATATACGGGAGAACGATGAATCCTTCTTTAACCAGGACCTCGGCTGCTTTCAGTGTTTCAATGGGGTCAGGGAGCAGATACCGGGGATCGGGCGTTACTTCCAGTTTAAGCCAGTTGCCGTAGCCCATGGATCGTGCGAGCCTGGCAAGGCGTATGGCCTCTTCAGCGTCACGGGCGCCCGATGTATTTGGGAGTAACTGAATGGATTCAGCGGACATGACGGTCTTCAGCATGTCATCATCGGGATTGTCCAGGTCGACACGCCGGAGGGCAACGGTGACCATTTCTGAACCGGAAGCCTCAATGGCCTGTTTCATTATTGCGTGGGAGGAAAATTTACCGGTGCCGATAAAGAGCCTGGAGTTGAATTTTTTCCCTGCTATAATCAATTCATCAGTGGCGTTATTATTGTGCATAATGCTCCTTTTCGTACGCTATCCAGTATTAAATATATGTAAATATCCGGTAAATGTTTCCTGAAATCGTGATAAAACAGATGGTTTCAAGACTGAACATCCGCTCAGAAAATGATAAAGGTACATTACTTTAATTTTTAGGAGCTTTGTCAATGATTATCAGGTAAAAGCCGTATTTTTACGATGATCATGGGGGTCAGAGCATGATTTTATCTTAGTTTTTTACTGGACACTAGTTGGAATGATATATAAATTGTAATATGGGCAAACATTAAAAGAAGTTTTTACATTGAAATTGCCCACAAGGAAACATCCGTTAATGTTTTTTGGAAGTTTCCTTATATTTATATTAATGGTCTTTCAAATCATAGCTAAAAAAGGGGAACAGGCGGTCGCGCTGGCCCGCTGTAAAGCGGGCGGTGAGGAAAGTCCGAACACCGAAGGGCAGGGTGCCGGGTAACGCCCGGGCGTCGTGAGGCGACGGAAAGTGCAACAGAAAATATACCACCACCTCACCCCCCTTACCCCCCTCTCCATATGGAGAGGGGGGTAAGGGGGGTGAGGTGGTAAGGGTGAAATGGTGAGGTAAGAGCTCACCGCGCCGGCAGTAATGCAGGTGGCAGTGTAAACCCCACCCGGTGCAAGACCAAGTAGACAGCCGCTCAAGGACTGCCCGTCCAAGGCTGTGGGTAGGTCGCAAGGAGGTGTATGGCAACATGCATCCAAGATAGATGGCAGCTTAAACAGAATTCGGCTTATGATCCCCTTTTTTAGCTTGATAATATACAGAAAAGATAAAGCATTATGTTCATCATAATCAGCGGGGTTTGGCCATGAAAAAAACTATTATCGCGTCAATTCTCCTTTTTACCTTCATGGGTGGTGTGGTATACAGCAGTTACCAGGTCGTCGATGTCTATATCTGCGAGGAAGGCATGGTCCTGGCTGAAATAACGGCCAAATCCATTGTGAGCCGCAAAGAACTATACCGGGCCAGCTACTGCGATTGTCAAGGCGTGAACGATGATATGAAGAGCAGAGTAAAGAAAGGCAGCTGGGAACGGGAAGGGTTTAAATACGAATATGGTTCCTGCGAATCCCCGAAAAACAGGGTCTTCCGCTGTGTCTGCGTTGGGACTGATAGATATTAATTCTCCACGGCATTTTTTATTCATTGCACGTTAACCGTATGTTCAGGGATAGATGGAAGTCCGCCGATATTAGCCATATAAATATTTCAGGATATAATAATGGACAGAAATAGAAAAATTCTCATATCGATCCTCGCCCTCCTGGTTCTCTCATCGGTGATTGCCATCGTTGATATCAGCCTCAGGATTCAGAAAACACAGGATACGCAATTCGCCCTGGCAACTCCCAAGTTCGGACCGGGAATCGGGCTTGTGCGGATTGAAGGCCCCATTGAGATGTCATCGGGAACCAGCGCCCTGGGCCTGAAATCGGGCGCCGAGGCTATTATCCAGCGCCTTGATGATCTCGAAAAAAACAGCAGCATCAAGGCTGTTGTCATACGGATCAATTCACCGGGCGGGACCGTGGCCGCTTCCCAGGAAATATACCAGAAAATCTGGCGCCTCAGGAAAAAGAATATTCCCCTGGTAGTTTCCATGGCCGATGTGGCTGCTTCGGGAGGATACTATGTGGCCTCGGCCTGCAATTATATTATGGCCAACTATGGAACCATCACGGGCTCCATCGGCGTCATTGCCTATTCACCTAACCTGAAGCGTCTCTTCGAAAAACTGGGAATACAGATGAACGTGATCAAGAGCGGCAGGTTCAAGGATATTTTGTCAACGCACCGGGACCTGGCGCCCGAAGAAAGGATCATGATCCAGGAGATGATCGATGCATCATACCGGAAATTTCTCAAGGATATCGCCCTGGGCCGGAACATTAATATCTCCGATATCGAACCCATAGCCGATGGCCGTGTTATGAACGGCGAGGCTGCACTGAAATATAAACTCATCGACGGTCTCGGCGATTTCGAAGACGCTGTGAACAAGGCCAGGGAACTGGCCGGACTTTCGGAAGACGCACCGGTGTACGATGATATCACACATCCCTTTCAGCAGCTTCTCATGAATATGGAGGGGATGTTCCGCGGCCAGACCATCCTCAAGGAAGGGATGGACTATAATAATCTTTATAAGTTTGAATACAGGTACCTGCCATGATTATTGCAACCCTGCGTTCCCTGCGGTGGGCCGATTATTTTCTGTTCACCGTCATTGACCCGCGGGCCCTGTACCGGCAGATAAAAAGCAATGATCCCCGGGCCATGGCACTGAGCTTCACCGTTCCGGTCATTGTGGCCATTACGGAACTGCTCACCGGTTCTCTCATGGGCCGCCCCACGTCCTTTTTCTTCTACAAAATATCATACGGATGGATTCTCCATTCCATGGTGCTGGTTTTTTTAATCATTATCACGGCTGCCCTCATGGACTTGATAATACAGTTCATGGGAATGAAGGGGAATGTGAGGGAATTGATAATTGTGATCAATTATGCTATTTTTCCCAAGGTATTTCTCCTTCCCCTGGTTTACATTTTCAAGGTGGTTAATTTTGCCCCGGGATTTTTCTACGTGCTTTTTTCCCTGGGACTTTTCATATGGTCCGCATTTATCACCATCCAGGCCCTTTCGGAAATGCATGCCACGGATTTCGGCAAGGCATTGCTCATCTTTCTTTTTCCCATCCTGCTTATGGGAATATTTATCTTTTTCGGTTCCGTGCTGTTCTTTTTCAGCGGTATGGGATTGATTTCCAGCATGATCTGATACATCTTTATAAATAACGTTAAAATACATAAAAAAAAACTTATATATATTGACATATTAAGAAAATAAGAATATACTAAAAGTATGTAATAATAAGAAAAATGAGGTGCTATTATGAGAACATATATGATGTGTTTAAACCATGAATGCTCCCTGAAAGCGAAAGTAAGCGAATCGCAGATTGGCGATTATCTTGAAAGCCTTTCATGGATTTAGAGGGCATACCAACAGAAAAGTTTAACATAAAATCTCCTTGCTACAGCTATTGAAAAAAAGGGGGTAATCCGAAAGATTACCCCCTTTTTTAATTAAGCGGTAATCACTTGTTTTTTTGCATAATAATTATTTCAGTCTTATTCTGCAAGGCAATGTTGAGACTAATGCTCAAAGTCCTGGTGTTCCTGTCATATACATGCTGCATGTTGTCCACTGTCGAGGAGACCTCTCCCGGTTCAGTGATCAT
This region includes:
- a CDS encoding Na/Pi cotransporter encodes the protein MLLTATILGGLGLFLYGMKVMSESLQNATGEGLKNVLWKVTNNRVKGVLTGFGITSIIQSSSATTVMLVSFVSAGLINLEQSIGIILGANIGTTVTGWIVAIIGFKFKITTLALPSIAIGFFLRFMNKEKVTYWGEVLLGFGMLFLGLSFMSDSVKDLRGSESIMNFMATYRADDLFSTFMAIMVGSVITMIVQSSSATMAMTMTLAVNGIIDFPTSCALILGENIGTTITAYIASIGSSISAKRAARVHMLFNVLGVTWMIFLFKPVVIPFIDWIVPGDPFSIDQLVRERVIADHMAAFHTTFNVANTLLFLPFTGFLAAIATKLVPAKKGKPEEEEFHLKFISTSLLSTPAMNLNQARLETKRMMDIVTQMFKMVMDIFDNPTTKLGQNVEKIETLENHTDLLEKEISTFLVRISQGTISQEQSHEISCMLQRVNELERIGDHCVSLLRLLRRKYENKIEFTESATRQVHEISGKVADFLNLIGHNFNSSANIMTKADVIENRINELRREMRQDHVQRLSENLCDVDSGLIFIDMLTSFEKIGDHSYNIAEGISGLRYF
- a CDS encoding 2-iminoacetate synthase ThiH codes for the protein MFTEIFDRYAPDQVRERIYNAGTADMKNILEREHLHDEDIFTLLSPAADSFLEEMAGLASHITRMRFGNVIQLYTPLYISNECVNSCLYCGFNKNNTIRRVTLTMDQIEHEADIIYKRGFRHVLLLTGEHKGRVPVSMLAEVAKRIHSRFASVSIEVYPMETDEYAQMAASGIDGLTLYQETYDKAVYSHVHPAGKKRDFYFRLEGPDRGGLAGLRKIGIGALLGLSDWRIEGFYTALHALYLTRTYWKTQIQVSFPRLREAPGGFNPFTQVRDRDLVHLICAFRMLLPDAGLVLSTREPANLRDNLFPLGITMMSAGSSTEPGGYSGLDVADYQFHVEDGRSPEEMARVIQSRGFEPVWKDWDRDLLGR
- a CDS encoding thiazole synthase, which gives rise to MHNNNATDELIIAGKKFNSRLFIGTGKFSSHAIMKQAIEASGSEMVTVALRRVDLDNPDDDMLKTVMSAESIQLLPNTSGARDAEEAIRLARLARSMGYGNWLKLEVTPDPRYLLPDPIETLKAAEVLVKEGFIVLPYINADPILAKHLEEAGTATVMPLGAPIGSNKGLRTEDNVRIIIEMSKIPVVVDAGLGSPSHAALAMEMGAHAVLVNTAIAVAGDPVLMARAFKKGVEAGREAFLARTAAARDTAEASSPLTGFLR
- the sppA gene encoding signal peptide peptidase SppA; protein product: MDRNRKILISILALLVLSSVIAIVDISLRIQKTQDTQFALATPKFGPGIGLVRIEGPIEMSSGTSALGLKSGAEAIIQRLDDLEKNSSIKAVVIRINSPGGTVAASQEIYQKIWRLRKKNIPLVVSMADVAASGGYYVASACNYIMANYGTITGSIGVIAYSPNLKRLFEKLGIQMNVIKSGRFKDILSTHRDLAPEERIMIQEMIDASYRKFLKDIALGRNINISDIEPIADGRVMNGEAALKYKLIDGLGDFEDAVNKARELAGLSEDAPVYDDITHPFQQLLMNMEGMFRGQTILKEGMDYNNLYKFEYRYLP